Part of the Corynebacterium canis genome is shown below.
TTCCCAAAAAATGTTCATCGCTCAAAGCTGGTTAACGGGGTTATTGCAGCGGGCAAACCCCGGCTGGTCCGTCACCCCGGAAGAACTCGACGCGGGCTTTATCCGCGTTGGCTTCGAAACCGAAGGCTACGCGCCGTTGCCCGAAACCACCGGCCCGCTGGTCATTGGCCGCGTGGAATCAATCGAAGAATTGACCGAGTTTAAAAAGCCGATCCGGCATTGCATGGTCAATGTTGGCGATGCGAACGGCACCGGCGAATTGCAATCCATTATCTGCGGGGCGCGTAACTTTACCGAGGGTTCCACCGTGGTGGTGTGCCTGCCGGGGACCGTGCTGCCGGGTGGTTTCGCCATTTCCGCGCGTGAAACATATGGGCGGATGTCCGCAGGTATGATCTGCTCCGCGGCCGAGCTTGGTATGACGGAAAAGCAGAACGCCGGGATTATTACGTTGGATGCTTCCGTCGGCGAGCCGGGTACGGATGCCCGCGCGATCCTCGGCCTAGACGATACTGTTTTCGAGGTGAATATTACGCCGGACCGGGGTTATGCATTGTCCCTGCGCGGCCTGGCACGCGAACTGGCGTCCGCATTCGAGCTTGACTTTATTGACCCCGCCGCGCAGCGTGTTGATCTTCCCACCAACTCCGCCGCCGAGCTGATCCCCGTGACTTTGGGAGCGGAAACGAAGGCCCGCCGCTTTGGTTTGCGCAGCGTCACCGGCGTGGACCCGCAGGCGGAGACGCCGTTTTGGATGCAGCGCGAATTGATGCTTTGCGGCCAGCGCCCCGTAAACCTGCCCACCGATATCACCAATTACGTGATGTTGCTGTTGGGGCAGCCGATGCACGCCTTCGATGCGGATAAGATCAGCGGCGGCCTCGTGGTGCGCAACGCCCGCGCGGGCGAGACGCTGGTCACCTTGGATGACGCCACCCGCGTGCTCGACGAGGGTGACGTGGTGATTTGCGACGATCAGGGGATCCAATCCCTAGCCGGTGTGATGGGCGGTTCCACCTCGGAGATTTCCGATGCCACCGTGAATGTGTTCTTTGAGGCGGCGAACTGGGATCCGATCACAGTGGCGCGCACCTCCCGCCGCCATAAGCTGAGCTCCGAGGCCTCCCGCCGGTTTGAGCGCGGCGTGGACCCAGCGGTGGTCGAGGTCGCCCTGGACTTGGCCTGCAGTCTGCTTGTCGAATACGGTGGCGGCACCATTGCGGCCGAACGTACGTTGGTTGGCAAGGTTCCGGCCATGCCCACCATCACCATGTCCGCCGCCCGCCCCGGCGATATCGCGGGCGTGGAGTATTCCCGCGAAACCGTGATCGGCCGCCTCGAGGAGGTCGGTTGCGAGGTGGCAGTCCTGGGCTGCGGCTGCAAGCTCGAGGTCACGCCGCCGACCTGGCGCAGTGACCTGACCATGACCGCGGACCTTGTGGAGGAGGTGCTGCGCCTCGAAGGCTTGGAGGATATTCCGTCGATCGTGCCCACCGCGCCTGCGGGCCGCGGCCTTTCCGCCGCCCAGTTACGACGCCGCGCCATCGGCCACGCCTTGGCCTATGGCGGCTATGCGGAAATCCTGCCCACCCCGTTTATTTCCAATGATGTGTTCGATGTGTGGGGTCTCGATGCTGATGACGAACGCCGCCGCGTTGTCACGGTGCAAAACCCGCTGGAAGCCGATCGCGGCGTGCTGGGCACCACGCTTTTGCCGAGCATGCTCGATGCCCTGAAGCGCAATGTCGCGCGCGGCCATAAGGACGTACATCTGTTCGGCGTGCAGCAGGTAAGCGTCGCCCGCGGCACGGGGATTTCCCCGATGCCTTCCGTGGCTCAGCGCCCAGACGAAGACGCCGTGTCGGAGCTCCTTGATTCCCTGCCGATCCAGCCCTTGCACGTGGCAACGGTTGGTTGTGGGCACTGGGAATTGGAGGGCCCGTGGGGCGAGGGCCGCGCCTATAGCTTCGCCGATGCGATCGAATCCGCCCGCGTGGTGGCCCGCGCCGCGGATGTGGAGCTGACCGTGGCCAATGCCGAAAAGCTGCCGTGGCACCCGGGCCGCTGCGCGGCGCTGTTTGTCGGCGATGTGATCGTGGGCTATGCGGGCGAATTGCACCCGCAGGTGGTGGAGCGTGCGGGTCTGCCGCCGCGGACCTGCGCCATGGAAATCAATGTCGCGGCCTTGCCGTTTGCGCCGAGCCTGCCCGCGCCCGTGCTTTCGGCGTTCCCCGCCTTGTTGCAGGATTTGGCGCTGGTTGTTGCTGAAGATGTGCCCGCGGAAGCCGTCCGCAGCGCCGTGGAACAGGGGGCCGGCGACCTGCTGGAAGACGTCCAACTGTTCGATATTTACCGCGCTGATTCCCTTGGCGAGGGCAAGAAGTCCTTGGCGTTTTCCTTGCGTTTCCGCGCTCCCGATCGCACCCTTACCGATGAGGAGTGCAATACCGCACGGTTGGCCGCTGCCGAGGCGGCCCGCGTGGCTTGCGGCGCCGAGATGCGCTAGCAAGGGGTACGTTTGATCGAATCCGCATGGGTGTCGCGCCGCGTTGTTCGCCAGCGCCGCGCGGTGCCTGGGGAGGGTGCGGGTGGGGGCGTCGTCACGCGGGCTGAAAATGGTTAGTATGAACGTCATGACTGCAGCGAGACCACGCATTTTGGCAATCGCCGGCACGGACCCGACTGGGGGCGCCGGCATCCACGCCGACCTGAAGGCAATCATGGCGCTCGGCGGCTACGGCATGGGGGTGGTCACGGCCATCGTCGCGCAAAACACGCAGGGTGTGCGGCATGTGCATTCGTTGGCGCCGGCGTGGATCCGCGAGCAGCTCGACGCTGTGAGCGAAGACGTGCATATCGACGCCGTGAAGATCGGCATGCTCGGTGACACTGCGACGATTGCGGTGGTTGCGGAATGGCTGCGGGATATCGATGCCCCGGTGGTGCTTGATCCGGTGATGGTGTCCACGTCGGGGCACTCGTTATTGGCGGCGGATGCGGAAAGCGCGCTGCGCGAACTGATTGGCGAACTCGCGGAAAGGAACGGGGACGTATTGCTTACCCCGAATATCCCGGAGTTGGCGCGTTTGGCGGGGGAGGAACCTGCGGAAACTTCCGCGGCGGCGGTGTTGCAGGCGAAGCGTCTGATTGGCGGCACGGCACTGTCGGTGCTGGTCAAGGGCGGGCACCTCGATGGTAACGTGGTTTCCGATGTGGTGGTGAATCGCAGTGGCGTATTTCCGTGCGAATCTCCGCGCGTGAACACTCGTTGTACGCACGGCACGGGGTGCTCATTATCGTCCGCGATGGCAACGGCGTTCGTGCGGACGGGGCGTTGGGACGAGGCGCTGAGCCTGGTCAAACCTTGGTTGCAAGCTGCGCTGGAAGGCGCGGATGCGTTGGAGGTGGGCGCTGGTAATGGCCCTATTGATCATGGGGCGCTTGCGTAACCTTTCAGTAGGTTGAGGATGTATTCCTTGATCTCGTTATTGTCCATCTGTTCGCCTAAAATTGCGGACCGGTAGACAAGGCCGCCGATAATGGAATCGGTGAGGTCGGTAAAGCTGGCTGGCTTGACTTTGGCGAGCTTGGTCAGCTCCACCGCCTGTCCGCGCACGGGTTCGATAATGGTTTCGCGGTACAGGTTGGAAAGCTCGGGGTTGTTCTGCTTGTGGATATCTAGGCTGATGGCAACGAGGGTGGCGTTGGTGCCGTTAATCAGGTCCGCGTAGGCGCTGATAAAGCTATCGAGGTCCTTGTCAAAGTCTCCGCTGAGATTCACGGTGCGTTCGCCGAGCTCCTGCCGGAGCGCGGCGACCGCGAGGTGCGCCAGCGACGGCCAGCGGCGGTAAATCGTAGTTTTTGCGATGCCGCTGCGGTGGGCGATTTCGTTGATGCGTAAGCCTGTATATCCGTAAAGCTGCATCAACCTGAGGGTCGTTTGCATCACTTTGTGGTCAATTGTTTCGTCTCGTGGGCGTCCGGTGTGTTGTGTCATGTCTTACAGCTTATATATAAGAAACGCTACCTAGGGTATCTTTATTACTGTGAACTGATTCCCTAATGAGGAGCTGAATCGATGAACACCGTAAACAAAGTAAGCGGTGGGCTGTTTGCCGCATGGGCGGCGCACGATCTTGAAGAGCTGTACACAATCGTGGGAACCTCGAAACAGCTGTTCCCACGAATGCCAAAATGGTTGCCATTGCCCCCGCGGCTACGCTCCGAAGGGGTCAGCCAAACCCACGTTAACGTGGCACTTTCCATCATGGCGGTGTTGGTGGCGCTCGCGGCGGCGGAAGGGAAACGCACCGGTGGCGCGTCGCCATTGTTCCGGGGGGCGCTTTTGGTGTTCGGTTTGCATGGTTTCACCCATATTCTTACCGCCGTGATTGCTGGGCGCTACACAACGGGTGTAGCTACGTCACCAATCATTGTGATCCCTTATTGGATATATGCCCGGCGCGCGTTGCGGGCGGAAGGATTGCGTGATAATGATCTGCAAGCTATTGCCATTGCGGCATTGGTTCTGCCGGTGTTAGTGCTGGTACATGTAGTCAGCTGGTTCCTCACCAAGTAATGCATAACTTGCACTTCTCTGCATAAATGTTATGCTTGCCGGCATGACTCTTTCTGTTGCGGTAGCGGGCGCGAGCGGCTACGCGGGTGGCGAGATCTTGCGGCTGCTACTCGGACACCCAGCATACGCGAGCGGTGAATTGGAAATAGGCGCGCTTACGGGTGCCTCGAACGCGGGAAGCAGCGTCGGCGAGCTCATGCCGCACCTGCCGGAACTCGCGGATCGCGTGATCGAGCCGACCGATATTGGCACGCTGGCCGAACATGATGTGGTGTTCCTCGGCCTACCGCACGGGCATTCGGCGGAGATCGCGCAGCAGCTCGGGGAGGACGTCTTGGTCCTCGATTGCGCGGCGGACTTCCGGTTGCGGGACGCGTCCGCGTGGGAGCAATATTACGGCACTGCGCACGCGGGTTCGTGGCCCTACGGGATCCCCGAAATGCCGGGCCACCGGGAGCAGCTGCAACGTACCAAGCGGGTTGCCGTGCCGGGTTGTTTCCCCACGGGTGCCACGCTCGCATTATTGCCTGCGGTGGCCGCGGGGCTGATCATTCCCGATGTCGCGGTGGTCTCCATTACGGGCGTTTCCGGCGCTGGGAAGAAGGCCAGCGTGGCCATGCTTGGGTCGGAAACCATGGGCAGCGCCAAGGCCTATAACACCGCCGGCAAGCACCGCCACACGCCGGAAATTATGCAAAACCTCGGCGAATATACGGACGAATCGGTGACGGTGAGTTTCACGCCGGTGCTGGCACCGATGTCGCGTGGCATCCTCACCACCGCCTCCGCGCCGCTTCGCGGGGCGGTCAGCGAGGGGCAAGCCCGTGAGGTGTATGCCCGTGCCTATGCCGAGGAGCCGTTCGTGCAAGTGCTTCCGGCGGGGCAGCAGCCGCACACCCAACACGTCGTCGGATCGAACATGTGTCAGATACAGGTGGAGGTGGATCAGGGCGCGGGCCGGCTGCTGGTCACCAGCGCGATTGATAACCTCACAAAGGGGACCGCAGGGGCCGCGGTGCAATGCATGAACTTGGCCCTTGGCTTCCCCGAAACCGCAGGCCTGCCGCGCGCTGGGGTAGCGCCCTAATCGAACTTGTGGCCGTCCGGCGAAACGATGCAACCAATGGCAAGCAATAAGGAAAAGGAATCAGCAATGAGCAACACTGGCGTGACCGCCCCCGCAGGCTTTGCGGCCGCGGGCATTACGGCGGGCATCAAGGCCTCCGGAAAACCGGACATGGCCCTGGTGCAAAACCTCGGCCCGCTGCAGGTGGCGGCGGGTGTGTTTACCCGCAACCGCGTGGTCGCCTCGCCGGTGAAACTCACCCGCGCGCACGTAGCGGGTGGCAACCTGCACGCCGTGGTATTTAATTCCGGCAATGCGAATGCTTGCAATGGGCAGCAGGGCGATGTGGACGCCCAGGCCATGGCCGATAAGGTCGCGGCAGCGTTGCATACTTCCGTGTCCGATATTGCCGTATGTTCGACGGGCATCATCGGCGAGCCAATGCCGATGCCGGTGGTCCTCGCGGGCGTGGATACGCTGGTGGAGGCCTTGGGCGATCATGGCGCGGACGCCGCCACGGCGATCATGACCACGGATACCATCAGCAAAGAAACGCAGGTCACGGGGGATGGCTGGTCCGTGGGCGGGATGGGTAAAGGCGCCGGAATGATGGCACCCGCGCTGGCCACCATGTTGGTGTGTTTGACCACAGACGCCGTGGTATCCCCGGCGTTAGCGGACCGGGCGCTCCGCGCGGCCACCGCACAAACTTTTGATTTATTGGATATCGATGGCAGCACCTCCACCAATGACACCGTGCTGTTATTGGCCTCCGGCGCCTCCGGAATAACGCCCAGCGAAGAGGATTTCACGCGCGCCGTTTTCGCGGCGTGTGAGCAGCTCAGCGCGCTGATGCAATCCGATGCGGAAGGCGTGACCAAACGGGTGAGCATCACCGTCACCGGCACCACCGACGACCATATGGCCGCGGCCGCCGCGCGCACCGTTGGACGCGACAACTTGTTCAAATGCGCCATGTTCGGTTCGGATCCGAACTGGGGCCGGGTGCTTGCCGCGGTGGGCATGGCGGAGGCGGATATGGATCCGGAAAACATTAGCGTCAGCTTCAATGGGCACGCGGTGTGCGAGCGCTCCTGCGGCACCTCGGACGCCCGCGAGGTGGACCTCGGCGGCTCGAACATAGATGTGGTTATCGAC
Proteins encoded:
- a CDS encoding HXXEE domain-containing protein, with protein sequence MNTVNKVSGGLFAAWAAHDLEELYTIVGTSKQLFPRMPKWLPLPPRLRSEGVSQTHVNVALSIMAVLVALAAAEGKRTGGASPLFRGALLVFGLHGFTHILTAVIAGRYTTGVATSPIIVIPYWIYARRALRAEGLRDNDLQAIAIAALVLPVLVLVHVVSWFLTK
- the thiD gene encoding bifunctional hydroxymethylpyrimidine kinase/phosphomethylpyrimidine kinase; this translates as MTAARPRILAIAGTDPTGGAGIHADLKAIMALGGYGMGVVTAIVAQNTQGVRHVHSLAPAWIREQLDAVSEDVHIDAVKIGMLGDTATIAVVAEWLRDIDAPVVLDPVMVSTSGHSLLAADAESALRELIGELAERNGDVLLTPNIPELARLAGEEPAETSAAAVLQAKRLIGGTALSVLVKGGHLDGNVVSDVVVNRSGVFPCESPRVNTRCTHGTGCSLSSAMATAFVRTGRWDEALSLVKPWLQAALEGADALEVGAGNGPIDHGALA
- the pheT gene encoding phenylalanine--tRNA ligase subunit beta, translated to MFIAQSWLTGLLQRANPGWSVTPEELDAGFIRVGFETEGYAPLPETTGPLVIGRVESIEELTEFKKPIRHCMVNVGDANGTGELQSIICGARNFTEGSTVVVCLPGTVLPGGFAISARETYGRMSAGMICSAAELGMTEKQNAGIITLDASVGEPGTDARAILGLDDTVFEVNITPDRGYALSLRGLARELASAFELDFIDPAAQRVDLPTNSAAELIPVTLGAETKARRFGLRSVTGVDPQAETPFWMQRELMLCGQRPVNLPTDITNYVMLLLGQPMHAFDADKISGGLVVRNARAGETLVTLDDATRVLDEGDVVICDDQGIQSLAGVMGGSTSEISDATVNVFFEAANWDPITVARTSRRHKLSSEASRRFERGVDPAVVEVALDLACSLLVEYGGGTIAAERTLVGKVPAMPTITMSAARPGDIAGVEYSRETVIGRLEEVGCEVAVLGCGCKLEVTPPTWRSDLTMTADLVEEVLRLEGLEDIPSIVPTAPAGRGLSAAQLRRRAIGHALAYGGYAEILPTPFISNDVFDVWGLDADDERRRVVTVQNPLEADRGVLGTTLLPSMLDALKRNVARGHKDVHLFGVQQVSVARGTGISPMPSVAQRPDEDAVSELLDSLPIQPLHVATVGCGHWELEGPWGEGRAYSFADAIESARVVARAADVELTVANAEKLPWHPGRCAALFVGDVIVGYAGELHPQVVERAGLPPRTCAMEINVAALPFAPSLPAPVLSAFPALLQDLALVVAEDVPAEAVRSAVEQGAGDLLEDVQLFDIYRADSLGEGKKSLAFSLRFRAPDRTLTDEECNTARLAAAEAARVACGAEMR
- the argC gene encoding N-acetyl-gamma-glutamyl-phosphate reductase, with amino-acid sequence MTLSVAVAGASGYAGGEILRLLLGHPAYASGELEIGALTGASNAGSSVGELMPHLPELADRVIEPTDIGTLAEHDVVFLGLPHGHSAEIAQQLGEDVLVLDCAADFRLRDASAWEQYYGTAHAGSWPYGIPEMPGHREQLQRTKRVAVPGCFPTGATLALLPAVAAGLIIPDVAVVSITGVSGAGKKASVAMLGSETMGSAKAYNTAGKHRHTPEIMQNLGEYTDESVTVSFTPVLAPMSRGILTTASAPLRGAVSEGQAREVYARAYAEEPFVQVLPAGQQPHTQHVVGSNMCQIQVEVDQGAGRLLVTSAIDNLTKGTAGAAVQCMNLALGFPETAGLPRAGVAP
- the argJ gene encoding bifunctional glutamate N-acetyltransferase/amino-acid acetyltransferase ArgJ: MSNTGVTAPAGFAAAGITAGIKASGKPDMALVQNLGPLQVAAGVFTRNRVVASPVKLTRAHVAGGNLHAVVFNSGNANACNGQQGDVDAQAMADKVAAALHTSVSDIAVCSTGIIGEPMPMPVVLAGVDTLVEALGDHGADAATAIMTTDTISKETQVTGDGWSVGGMGKGAGMMAPALATMLVCLTTDAVVSPALADRALRAATAQTFDLLDIDGSTSTNDTVLLLASGASGITPSEEDFTRAVFAACEQLSALMQSDAEGVTKRVSITVTGTTDDHMAAAAARTVGRDNLFKCAMFGSDPNWGRVLAAVGMAEADMDPENISVSFNGHAVCERSCGTSDAREVDLGGSNIDVVIDLGTGGPGKATVRTTDLSHAYVEINSAYTT
- a CDS encoding TetR/AcrR family transcriptional regulator, producing MTQHTGRPRDETIDHKVMQTTLRLMQLYGYTGLRINEIAHRSGIAKTTIYRRWPSLAHLAVAALRQELGERTVNLSGDFDKDLDSFISAYADLINGTNATLVAISLDIHKQNNPELSNLYRETIIEPVRGQAVELTKLAKVKPASFTDLTDSIIGGLVYRSAILGEQMDNNEIKEYILNLLKGYASAP